AGATGCGCGCGTACCACGGCAGGTCGCCGACGTAGTAGCGCTCGCCCAGGCGCAGGCCATCGACCTGGTCCTGCCGGATCACGGTCAGGTCGCCGCGCATCTGCGCCACCTTGCCGGGGTTCTCCAGGGCGTCCAGCACATCGGCCACGCGGCGGTCTTCGGTGGCGGTCAGCGCGACCACGGTATTGCCGCCGGACAGCGGCGATTCGAAGCCGACCAGTGCCGCCACCGGCCCGTCGGCGGACAGTATGGCGCGCCCGACCGGCGTGACCGGGTCTTCGCGCACGCCGGCCAGCCAGTTCGACCAGATGCCGGTGCGCTGGTCGCGCAGCGTGAGTTCGGTCTTGCCGCGCGCGATCAGCAGCGGCAGCGACTTGCCCCATTTTTCCAGCGTGGCGGCGCCGCTGCCGGTGCCGATCAGCAGCAGGTTCTGGTCGCGCACGCTGTCGATCTTCGCCGTCGGCACCACCGTCACGCGCAGCGACGGCAGGCCGGTCCATTTGCCCATATGGCCCAGCAGCGACAGCAGCGCTTCCTGGTCCATGGCGGTCGGTGCGTCAGGCACGACCACGGCGGTGTCGGCGAGGTCGGCCAGCCGGGTGAAGGGATAGCCGCTGTTGGCGAAGTACGCCAGGTTGGGCAGCCCGGTGTAGTGCGAGAAGCTGCTGAAGTCGATGGTCGAGTCCGGGTCGATCGCCGCGCGCGCCACGTCGGTCGCGGTGGAGGTACACAGCCCCGTCTTCTGCGAATCGATATGGAACTGGAACTGCATCTGGTTGTTGCTGCCGACGCGGAACGCCGGGATGCCGACCCGCTGCGCTGCCGACGCGGTGGTGCCCGACAGCAGCGGCACGCTGACCACGTTGTGGTCGTCGGTGCTGGCCAGGGGACGCAGGCGGTACGAGCGCACCAGCTGGTCGTTGATGTCGATGCTCAGTACCGAGTCGTTGTAGGCGGGCGGCGCGGTGTAGCGGTAGCGCAGGTTCAGCGGCACGTTGCTGCGGGTCCAGTCGTACAGGTCCGCCGGCACGCGCAGGTTGACGCGGATCGGGTTCGGGTTGCTGCCGGCCACCTGCAGGTCCTGCGGGTCCGGCACCAGTTCGCGGAACAGCACCGGGCGGTCGGTCGGCGCCCACGCCGGCGCGTCATAGGGCCGGCGCGGCTTGCCGATGTCCACCGATTCCACGCGTGCGCTGTTGCCGGCCATGGCCACCTTGCCCAGCACCAGGGCATTGACCGCGGTCTGCAGGTCCTGCGGATTGCGCCCGGCTATCACCAGCAGCTTGCGGTCCGGGCTGGCCGGGTTGGGCATGAGGCTGACGGTGGGGCCCGCGATCGCCGGCAGGTTCAGGCCCGCCGGGATGGTCTGCGGCGTGACGAAGGCAATGGCGTCGCTGCCGGCCGGCGCGGTTCGCGCCACCGGGAAGCGCGCCTCGCGCCAGGCGGCCAGCGCGCCCAGCCACGACGCCGCAACCCCGGCGGCGCGCAGCGTTGCGCCGTCGGCGCCGGCCGGCAGCACGAACGGCACGGTCACGCGGCGGTTGTCGCGACGGTCGAAGAACGGTGCCGGCAGCAGCGCCAGGTTATCCGGCAGCGTCACGCGCGAGGTATTGAGCGTCAGCGTGGTGGCCGGGCTGATGTCGGCCCACAGGCTCGAGTGCAGCGGGTCCTCGCAATGATCCAGCGTGTAGTGCGCGATCAGCTGCACGCGCAGGTGGTTGAAGTCGGTGAAGAAACGCGGATCGATATCCAGTTCGCGCGTGACCAGGCGGCCGGCTTCTTTCTCTTCCAGCGG
This genomic window from Cupriavidus sp. P-10 contains:
- the bcsB gene encoding cellulose biosynthesis cyclic di-GMP-binding regulatory protein BcsB encodes the protein MTRSVPPRFHRPQLRAAASLLVLSCLSCLSWPAGAQAPAARQAAIPPATEAAAPPPNASATQPAAANTATHVLTLRQMGAYGPIALRGVDHARQLDVGVRLDEVVTAARLKLAFTYSPALVFPLSHIKLTLNDEVIATLPLEEKEAGRLVTRELDIDPRFFTDFNHLRVQLIAHYTLDHCEDPLHSSLWADISPATTLTLNTSRVTLPDNLALLPAPFFDRRDNRRVTVPFVLPAGADGATLRAAGVAASWLGALAAWREARFPVARTAPAGSDAIAFVTPQTIPAGLNLPAIAGPTVSLMPNPASPDRKLLVIAGRNPQDLQTAVNALVLGKVAMAGNSARVESVDIGKPRRPYDAPAWAPTDRPVLFRELVPDPQDLQVAGSNPNPIRVNLRVPADLYDWTRSNVPLNLRYRYTAPPAYNDSVLSIDINDQLVRSYRLRPLASTDDHNVVSVPLLSGTTASAAQRVGIPAFRVGSNNQMQFQFHIDSQKTGLCTSTATDVARAAIDPDSTIDFSSFSHYTGLPNLAYFANSGYPFTRLADLADTAVVVPDAPTAMDQEALLSLLGHMGKWTGLPSLRVTVVPTAKIDSVRDQNLLLIGTGSGAATLEKWGKSLPLLIARGKTELTLRDQRTGIWSNWLAGVREDPVTPVGRAILSADGPVAALVGFESPLSGGNTVVALTATEDRRVADVLDALENPGKVAQMRGDLTVIRQDQVDGLRLGERYYVGDLPWYARIWVRVSAFPSLMAIGGLLAGLVVALSLFWTLGRLAARRGGS